One Mycolicibacterium parafortuitum DNA segment encodes these proteins:
- the hflX gene encoding GTPase HflX gives MTHPEFPDNTPSVGELALEDRTALRRVAGLSTELDDVSEVEYRQLRLERVVLVGVWTDGTAADADESLAELAALAETAGSEVLEGLIQRRDKPDPSTYIGSGKAVELREIVLATGADTVICDGELSPAQLNALEKVVKVKVIDRTALILDIFAQHATSREGKAQVSLAQMEYMLPRLRGWGESMSRQAGGRAGGAGGGVGTRGPGETKIETDRRRIRERMSKLRREIRDMKQVRDTQRSRRLASDVPSVAIVGYTNAGKSSLLNALTGAGVLVENALFATLEPTTRRGELADGREFVLTDTVGFVRHLPTQLVEAFRSTLEEVVDAELLLHVVDGADANPLAQINAVRTVLREVATDSDAPLPPELLVVNKIDAADDLAVAQLRRALPDAVFVSAHTGEGLDRLQARLAEMIAPRDAVIDVTIPYSRGDLVNRVHAEGRVDAVDHLEAGTRIKARVPIALAAGLAEFATF, from the coding sequence ATGACCCATCCCGAATTCCCCGACAACACTCCCAGCGTCGGCGAGCTGGCCCTGGAAGACCGTACCGCGCTGCGCCGTGTCGCCGGGCTGTCCACCGAACTCGACGACGTCTCCGAGGTCGAATACCGGCAGCTGCGCCTCGAGCGCGTGGTGCTGGTCGGCGTCTGGACCGACGGCACCGCCGCCGACGCCGACGAAAGCCTCGCCGAACTGGCCGCCCTGGCCGAGACCGCCGGCTCCGAGGTACTCGAAGGGCTGATCCAGCGCCGCGACAAACCCGACCCGTCGACCTACATCGGCTCCGGCAAGGCCGTGGAACTGCGCGAGATCGTGCTCGCCACCGGCGCCGACACCGTGATCTGCGACGGCGAACTGAGCCCCGCTCAGCTCAACGCGCTGGAGAAGGTCGTCAAGGTCAAGGTCATCGATCGCACCGCACTGATCCTCGACATCTTCGCCCAGCACGCCACCAGCCGCGAGGGCAAGGCGCAGGTGTCACTCGCACAGATGGAGTACATGCTGCCGAGGCTGCGCGGCTGGGGCGAGTCGATGTCGCGTCAGGCAGGCGGCCGCGCCGGTGGTGCGGGCGGCGGCGTCGGTACCCGCGGACCCGGTGAGACGAAGATCGAAACCGACCGGCGCCGCATCCGTGAGCGGATGTCGAAGCTGCGCCGCGAGATTCGTGACATGAAGCAGGTCCGCGACACCCAGCGCAGCCGCAGGCTCGCCAGTGACGTGCCGTCGGTCGCCATCGTCGGCTACACCAACGCAGGCAAGTCCAGCCTGCTCAACGCGCTCACCGGCGCCGGTGTGCTGGTGGAGAACGCATTGTTCGCCACCCTCGAACCCACCACGCGCCGTGGCGAACTCGCCGACGGGCGGGAGTTCGTGCTGACCGACACCGTCGGGTTCGTGCGGCATCTGCCCACCCAGCTCGTCGAGGCGTTCCGCTCGACACTGGAAGAGGTCGTCGACGCCGAACTGCTCCTGCATGTCGTCGACGGCGCCGACGCCAACCCGCTCGCCCAGATCAACGCGGTACGCACCGTGCTGCGCGAGGTGGCCACCGATTCAGACGCGCCATTGCCGCCGGAGTTGTTGGTGGTCAACAAGATTGACGCCGCCGACGATCTCGCGGTGGCTCAGCTGCGGCGCGCGTTGCCGGATGCGGTGTTCGTCTCGGCGCACACCGGGGAGGGCCTCGACCGGCTGCAGGCGCGGTTGGCCGAGATGATCGCCCCGCGCGACGCGGTGATCGACGTCACGATCCCCTACAGCAGAGGCGATCTGGTGAACCGTGTGCACGCCGAGGGGCGGGTCGACGCGGTCGACCACCTGGAGGCGGGCACCCGGATCAAAGCGCGGGTGCCGATCGCGCTGGCGGCCGGCCTGGCCGAGTTCGCGACATTCTGA
- the miaA gene encoding tRNA (adenosine(37)-N6)-dimethylallyltransferase MiaA, with protein sequence MTAVRPLAIVGPTGTGKSDLALAVADALAGDLAVEVVNADAMQLYRGMDIGTAKLAVHERHGLPHHQLDVLEVTETASVARYQQAAAADVEAIAARGALPVMVGGSMLYVQSLLDQWSFPATDPAVRARWEQRLAEVGVAALHGELAAVDPAAAASILPTDGRRIVRALEVVELTGRPFAASAPTIGAPRWGTVIIGLDWDTAVLDDRLRRRTDLMFERGLVEEVQMLFGRGLRDGVTAARALGYAQVLADLDAGGDGSAAREPTFIGTRRYVRRQRSWFRRDHRIHWLDGGSDRKVDDVLRILRAVS encoded by the coding sequence ATGACTGCGGTGCGTCCGCTGGCGATCGTCGGCCCGACCGGCACCGGCAAGTCGGATCTGGCGCTGGCAGTGGCCGATGCGCTCGCCGGTGACCTCGCGGTCGAGGTGGTCAACGCCGACGCGATGCAGCTCTACCGCGGTATGGACATCGGCACCGCGAAGCTCGCGGTACACGAACGGCACGGCTTGCCACACCACCAGCTCGACGTCCTCGAAGTCACCGAAACCGCGAGCGTGGCCCGCTACCAGCAGGCCGCCGCCGCCGACGTCGAGGCCATCGCCGCGCGCGGCGCGCTGCCGGTCATGGTCGGCGGTTCCATGCTCTACGTGCAGTCGCTGCTGGATCAGTGGTCCTTCCCGGCCACCGACCCGGCGGTGCGGGCACGCTGGGAACAACGCCTCGCCGAGGTCGGGGTCGCCGCGCTGCACGGTGAGCTGGCAGCGGTCGACCCGGCCGCCGCGGCGTCGATCCTGCCGACCGACGGCCGCCGCATCGTGCGGGCGCTGGAGGTCGTGGAACTCACGGGCCGGCCCTTCGCCGCGTCGGCGCCCACCATCGGCGCGCCGCGCTGGGGCACCGTGATCATCGGACTGGACTGGGACACCGCGGTTCTCGACGACCGACTGCGGCGCCGCACCGACCTGATGTTCGAGCGCGGCCTGGTCGAGGAGGTGCAGATGCTGTTCGGGCGCGGGCTGCGCGACGGCGTCACCGCGGCCCGCGCGCTCGGCTACGCGCAGGTGTTGGCCGACCTGGACGCCGGTGGCGACGGCAGCGCCGCCCGCGAACCCACCTTCATCGGAACCCGCCGCTACGTGCGCAGGCAGCGGTCGTGGTTCCGCCGTGATCACCGCATCCACTGGCTCGACGGTGGGTCGGACCGCAAGGTCGACGACGTCCTGCGCATCTTGCGCGCCGTATCCTGA
- the dapF gene encoding diaminopimelate epimerase — protein sequence MEFAKGHGTQNDFVVLPDLSAALTLTPGAVAALCDRRRGLGADGLLRVTTAGAALAAGVFERLPDGVAADDWFMDYRNADGSVAEMCGNGVRVFAHYLRASGLEQRAEFVVGSLAGPRPVVLHSVDDVTAEVTVEMGKANQHGAGAATVGGRTFTGLAVDVGNPHLACVDATLTPDELIALDVAAPVSFDAAQFPDGVNVEVLTAPRDGAVSMRVHERGVGETRSCGTGTVAAAVAALAHEGAQTGALQVRIPGGEVTVTITDANSYLRGPSVLVARGELADRWWAAQT from the coding sequence GTGGAGTTCGCCAAAGGGCACGGCACGCAGAACGACTTCGTGGTGCTGCCCGACCTGTCCGCAGCGCTGACGCTGACCCCCGGTGCGGTCGCCGCGCTGTGCGACCGTCGGCGCGGGCTCGGCGCGGACGGGTTGCTGCGGGTCACCACCGCCGGCGCGGCGCTGGCCGCGGGCGTGTTCGAGCGGCTGCCCGACGGCGTCGCCGCCGACGACTGGTTCATGGACTACCGCAACGCCGACGGTTCGGTCGCCGAGATGTGCGGTAACGGGGTGCGGGTATTCGCGCATTACCTGCGCGCCAGCGGCCTGGAGCAGCGCGCCGAGTTCGTCGTCGGCTCCCTGGCCGGCCCGCGGCCGGTCGTGCTGCACTCGGTCGACGACGTCACGGCCGAGGTCACCGTCGAGATGGGCAAGGCGAACCAGCACGGCGCCGGTGCTGCGACCGTCGGCGGCCGGACGTTCACCGGGCTCGCCGTCGACGTCGGGAACCCGCACCTGGCGTGTGTCGACGCCACCCTGACTCCCGACGAGCTGATCGCGCTCGATGTGGCGGCGCCGGTGAGTTTCGACGCCGCGCAGTTCCCCGACGGGGTCAACGTCGAGGTGCTCACCGCCCCTCGCGACGGCGCGGTCTCGATGCGGGTGCACGAGCGCGGAGTCGGCGAGACCAGGTCCTGCGGTACCGGCACGGTGGCCGCGGCGGTCGCGGCCCTGGCGCACGAGGGCGCGCAGACCGGTGCGCTGCAGGTGCGTATCCCCGGCGGTGAGGTCACCGTCACGATCACCGACGCCAACAGCTATCTGCGCGGCCCGTCGGTGCTGGTGGCCCGCGGCGAACTCGCCGACCGATGGTGGGCGGCGCAGACATGA